Genomic window (Arachis hypogaea cultivar Tifrunner chromosome 13, arahy.Tifrunner.gnm2.J5K5, whole genome shotgun sequence):
AACGAAATATATGCAATATTAATTCATTTACAAACGAAATAtgtaagtaaaataaaaattgataaatatactacaaattacctatatttgtaaataaaatatttacattgtttatttgaaaaaaatcctattttttcaatcaacaataattagaataaattattaaaatattaccaaaaaattagaaaactaacgaaagataatttaaaaaatacaaatgacaaataAGTTTTCAAagtattttaaaaagtaaaaaaatatttttttatgcaaatactaaataaattttgtatttgataaatgatttatacCTCTCATCCAAATATTTGTAATAATATTGAGACAATTATTTAAAGAATACATGAAAAGATTATAATAACATTCAATTATAgatctatttttatattttttaaacaaattttccGCCAttgagaaaaatatttaaaataaaattgcttCCATAGAATTATCATTCttaaaaatgcaaaaataaatattttttaattatatttattaaaaattgtttaaatctgatctaaaatcctttttaaaaaaaatatatcaaattatttttattattttttaaattttttggcctttgaaatttatttgtcgttgatattttatttttgtcaacGTTTTTAACAATTTAATTCACTTCCTACAAGATTAAAATGCTTTTTATTCTGATTAAACTTGTGGTATTATTATTTCCTTAGTCACTCGAAACTTCTGATTTGACACTAATATGATTtagtcaattattattattattaattattattatttcttaatgGCCTAAATTAACGAAGGCAAGCAAATACTTGAACCGCAAGCGAAGAACGTTTTCAAGTTCAAAGTTGGCCCACAACCAAACAACTTCTCCTCTTCGACGCAATCGTTCTTCTTCTTTTCGTTTTCATCGCTTTCTGTGtttgaaaactgaaaactaggaggCACAGCAATCCCTTTTACACTGTACCATGTCAAATTAAGCTCTTTTAAATGTACCCCCTGTTTCTTCTTTGCTCTAATTTCTCAAATTCAGGAACTCGCTGGTGCTTGGTTTTCTTTCTGTTTCCTAGTTGTGAATGGTTGACTAGTCTTTGCTGCTCCTTTTGCATTCTAAGAGGGTTTCTTTCATCTCGATTGCTTGTTTGCATGTTTAAATGAATAGGGTTCAGTTTTTCTGACCAATAAAACCAGACACTGGGTTTCTGATTAAGTGATTATTGTCCTGGTATATATGCATTATCTATATCTGAATCCAGAAATTTCCATTAGCCCTTATAAACTTTTTTTGTTTGCCTTTTTGATAAAAGCAATTGCTTCATGTGCCAAGCACTTCAGTTTTCAGAGTTAATAGGTTTTGCTTTCATTTTGCTGAGCTTCAGTTTGTGACCTAAAAATTGGGAATTTCAGAATCTGTATGAGAAGACTTTCAGTTTTGTGAATAGTTGGACAATTAGGGTAGTTTTTGAGAAATGGTTCTAACATACATTGAAATTAATGCGGTAGTGGATCCTTCATTCACGATTAATTCTATTCCTACATAAGGATTGGATTAATGTATTTGATATGAGGAATGGAAGGAAATGAGCATTCACTAGTGCCACAATGGTTGAAAAGAAGTAGGGTGGCTGGTAGCCAACTCACATCACCTCCAAGCTCTGGTAATTTTGCTGAGTCCATCTTTTTTGTTAGTTTGATTAAGAGGAAAAGAAATAGCATGGGATAAGAAGTAGCTAAGTAGCTTCAAGTCTAATTGACTATTAGGTCCATTCTCCATGACCATGTTAGTTGTTGAGGGATAGGAAGGAACTTTACTGCACTCTCATTTTGTTCAGTATTAGTTTTGGTCTCTGGCATTATTTTTCTACAACACATACCAGCTAATGCCATTTCAAAGTGTGATGCTATTTACCCCACAAAGCGAATGCTGTGCATTGATTTATCATAAATGATGTTTTTATTCACTGAATGTAAGGCCTGGgaacaaaaaaaaatgttgtGCAATATATCCTGTGATGTGAATAAACAACTATGCAATATGAATATCTCTGATAACATCAACTATCCTCCTTTTTTCAGATCATATTACCTATGATGGCTATGAACGGACTAGAAAAGGTTCTGGCATCACAAGGTCCTATAGTTCTGTAAGAGGCTGGCCTGATAGAGAATGGGAGAAAGATTTTGATGATGTCTTTGACAAGGACAAGCTGTTTCGTCGCAAGTATAACCGTAACCATTCTGACAGTGTGGATAGTATATTGTCCAATAGGTTTGAGAAGGATTTGTTGTTACGATCACAGTCTATGAACTCTGGGTCTGGGAAATGGAGAGAGACTCGCTCCCGTAGAACTTCAGGTGACAGAAGCAATCCACAAGGAAACCATGCAGAGAGTAATGATATGGTTACTGGTGTTATTGGCATAAAAGATAAATCTCTGTTTGAAGAGGAGTTTCCTTTACTTGGAGCAGAAGATAAACACAGTAGTTCTGATGGAAGAGTGTTGTCTTCTAGCTCAAGTAATTGCACTCCACCAACCAGCACTTCTTCAGAGATTAGCAGCAATGACCTTAGCTCGACACCAGATGAGGTTCGAATGACTGTTGGAAGCAGTAGCATGGCTTTAATGATGCGTCAGCACACTGATCTTGCAAAAACAACTTCAATTACTCCAGGCACAATGAGCCTCAGCATGGCTGAGACATTGGCTCAGGGTCCATCTCGTTCTGAGACACTTCCACAAGTGAGTTTGACTTTGTGTTTCTGATGTATGCCGTGTGTTTTGTTAAATGTTTTCAGTGCTCATGTGGTATATTTTGCAATACAGTTGTCTGTTGGTACCCAAAAGCCTGAAGAGTTGGCCCTTAAACAATCTAGGCTATTAATACCCATGATGCCCTTGTCGCCAAGGTCCTTGGTAAGGGTGGTTCTTTCTTTCTCAATGTGATGTTATGAAAAACTTTCCCTCTTTAAGTTATATTAATTCCTCATTTCTAAACCTTAGCTGTTTTATATGCTCGGGATAATTTCACAGAATCAATATGCGCAACCATCATAATTCATGATAATCCACTAAATTAGTAACATCTCACATTTAAATTGTATTCTTctctaaatttctttttaattttacctAATTTTCACTtttgattgattttatttttgctCGTGAATTGCCTTTTGCTATATACTTGTTTTCCATAATACGAAGTTATCATTATTCTAATTAAAAAActgtataattattttttataaaaaaaactatcCTTCTTTCTAAGTAGGCCTGCCAAGTGCCAATAGTTTGTTCATTTAGTACCATCTACTTCAATTAGGGTGCTTAATCCAATCCCTTCAAATTTTCTtacttgaattttatttttgtttctctcTGCTGCATGACCAAAAGTCCAAACTAGCTGAATTCCTAATGCGTGATTCAAGGCTCAACATATAAGATAGAAACATTTGTGTCCTCTGCCTATTAGCTTAAGCTATTGGGATAAGTAGTTTCATGGTAAAAAATTAGCTATAATAGCTAGCAGTTAATATATTATAACAATAAATGGTATGTTAGTTACCTCGGAATTTGTTTGGTTATTTGTAATTTTCTGTCGTGTAGGTAGCTAGCCCTTCAGAGAAATCTAGGGTTAAGACAGGGCAGCAGCAGTATCCCTTCTCATATTCACGTTTGCCCAGTCATTCTTCACACAGTGCTTTTGGAAACTCTGATGTGCAGAAGACTATTTCCGGTAATTCCCGTAATGTCAGCACTTCACAAGAGTTGAATGGTTTCTCTTCGGCTGCAAAGGACAACTCGAGTCCCAGTAGAGTAATCTGCCCAACTGGAGCAACTGCTTCGACTTCTATCTCTTATCCCTATAACAGTTCTGGCGATAGTTCAATCCCTTCTGCATGGATGACATTAGAGAAGAGGCCAACTTTTCAGACCCAAAGCAGGAGTGATTTCTTTAAGAATCTGTCAAAGAAGAGTTCCTCAAAGAACTCTTGTTCCGATGTTTGCCCCAATGGAATTTCATGTGCCTTGGAGAAGTCTGAAGTTGGCAAAAGCACTGCCACTTCTTCTGTGAACTCTTTGGCTGAGAGCAGCTCTGTAATTACTGAaaatgctgctgctgctgctgctgccagTAAACCATTGAAATTTTCAAGCAATGGAGAACAGCAGCATAGCACCAACCCAGTTCTCCATCCAGATGAAGAGATTGCATTCTTACGATCACTAGGGTGGGAGGAAAGTGCTGGAGAGGATGAAGGCCTCACTGAGGATGAGATACAAGACTTCTATGAGAAGGTTAATATCCATTTGGAACTGCTGATTTCGCTCtagctttattttatttgaagTTGATGTATATTCTGGATAATTGATCCATATGATCACTGCATTAAATTGTTTCCTCTTGCAGTATTTGAAATTGCAACCGTCATCAAATATTTCTCTGAGGAGCACGTCAAAGC
Coding sequences:
- the LOC112792313 gene encoding uncharacterized protein isoform X1: MEGNEHSLVPQWLKRSRVAGSQLTSPPSSDHITYDGYERTRKGSGITRSYSSVRGWPDREWEKDFDDVFDKDKLFRRKYNRNHSDSVDSILSNRFEKDLLLRSQSMNSGSGKWRETRSRRTSGDRSNPQGNHAESNDMVTGVIGIKDKSLFEEEFPLLGAEDKHSSSDGRVLSSSSSNCTPPTSTSSEISSNDLSSTPDEVRMTVGSSSMALMMRQHTDLAKTTSITPGTMSLSMAETLAQGPSRSETLPQLSVGTQKPEELALKQSRLLIPMMPLSPRSLVASPSEKSRVKTGQQQYPFSYSRLPSHSSHSAFGNSDVQKTISGNSRNVSTSQELNGFSSAAKDNSSPSRVICPTGATASTSISYPYNSSGDSSIPSAWMTLEKRPTFQTQSRSDFFKNLSKKSSSKNSCSDVCPNGISCALEKSEVGKSTATSSVNSLAESSSVITENAAAAAAASKPLKFSSNGEQQHSTNPVLHPDEEIAFLRSLGWEESAGEDEGLTEDEIQDFYEKYLKLQPSSNISLRSTSKPDSVGHLSGGAP
- the LOC112792313 gene encoding uncharacterized protein isoform X2, which gives rise to MEGNEHSLVPQWLKRSRVAGSQLTSPPSSDHITYDGYERTRKGSGITRSYSSVRGWPDREWEKDFDDVFDKDKLFRRKYNRNHSDSVDSILSNRFEKDLLLRSQSMNSGSGKWRETRSRRTSGDRSNPQGNHAESNDMVTGVIGIKDKSLFEEEFPLLGAEDKHSSSDGRVLSSSSSNCTPPTSTSSEISSNDLSSTPDEVRMTVGSSSMALMMRQHTDLAKTTSITPGTMSLSMAETLAQGPSRSETLPQVASPSEKSRVKTGQQQYPFSYSRLPSHSSHSAFGNSDVQKTISGNSRNVSTSQELNGFSSAAKDNSSPSRVICPTGATASTSISYPYNSSGDSSIPSAWMTLEKRPTFQTQSRSDFFKNLSKKSSSKNSCSDVCPNGISCALEKSEVGKSTATSSVNSLAESSSVITENAAAAAAASKPLKFSSNGEQQHSTNPVLHPDEEIAFLRSLGWEESAGEDEGLTEDEIQDFYEKYLKLQPSSNISLRSTSKPDSVGHLSGGAP
- the LOC112792313 gene encoding uncharacterized protein isoform X3; its protein translation is MNSGSGKWRETRSRRTSGDRSNPQGNHAESNDMVTGVIGIKDKSLFEEEFPLLGAEDKHSSSDGRVLSSSSSNCTPPTSTSSEISSNDLSSTPDEVRMTVGSSSMALMMRQHTDLAKTTSITPGTMSLSMAETLAQGPSRSETLPQLSVGTQKPEELALKQSRLLIPMMPLSPRSLVASPSEKSRVKTGQQQYPFSYSRLPSHSSHSAFGNSDVQKTISGNSRNVSTSQELNGFSSAAKDNSSPSRVICPTGATASTSISYPYNSSGDSSIPSAWMTLEKRPTFQTQSRSDFFKNLSKKSSSKNSCSDVCPNGISCALEKSEVGKSTATSSVNSLAESSSVITENAAAAAAASKPLKFSSNGEQQHSTNPVLHPDEEIAFLRSLGWEESAGEDEGLTEDEIQDFYEKYLKLQPSSNISLRSTSKPDSVGHLSGGAP